A genome region from Mycobacterium florentinum includes the following:
- a CDS encoding CaiB/BaiF CoA transferase family protein, whose protein sequence is MSALTGFRVVELAGSVAGEYCGKLLADFGAEVIKVEAAGRGSPTRAMAPILDDGCDGSVLFAYLNTNKHSVVLDTASAAERLHELIGTADAVIDDGAAAGWADRHPNVVFCSITPFGQNAAADYANAKSINVFHASGWGYHTPSHPDASKPPLQGPGRFMADYEAGLEGALCVAATLFGRLHTGRGEAIDISGHAVLVSRADCILGRLITGEVPALGTRDDYDQQGPASFFACADGFVYLYMTSRAHWLGVKKLMGQPVWLDDFDDDWLEFSVTVDKVKAFQQGFAAWVVDLDKETAADEAQRLGVPLVPVNEAADLHHSPQYRHRGFFQNVRHPVLGDAAYPTVPYLLSASPAAICSAAPALGEHTAAVLSRLDSPHSPPAVRAPQLKPPKNPRGGPLEGVRVVELTKVWAGPYAGKLLAMLGAEVIKVETAALPEEMRAYGGTDINHAPFFLSINPEILSVDLDIKSAEGMAQLRELIARSDIVINNLRPGAMERQGLGYRELTEIKPDIISVSIKMWGNDGPLGHQTGYAPCFAALAGLASLVGYPGGPPLGTSMRYGDSTVGAAAAYAAVIALLHRDLSGTGQFVDISAVETLSSMIGDCLLEQSLTGRRLEPDGNNHPDMCPHGCYPCADGSWISVAVANDGEWHRLCDVFAAPALADDPRYATFGERRKQVEALDADLARLTRDLDAEDLARRLRAAGVPATKSANAIDVIGDQQLWDRELYRFVSDHREGQRPVLGPAWRMTRGPARIERGAPDLGEDTDYVLHEILATSPTLGGL, encoded by the coding sequence ATGTCGGCGCTGACGGGTTTCAGAGTCGTTGAGCTGGCGGGGTCGGTCGCAGGGGAGTACTGCGGAAAACTGCTGGCCGACTTCGGCGCCGAGGTCATCAAGGTCGAGGCGGCGGGGCGCGGTAGCCCAACTCGGGCTATGGCGCCCATCCTCGACGACGGGTGCGACGGGAGCGTGCTGTTCGCCTACCTCAACACGAACAAGCATTCCGTCGTTCTCGACACCGCCTCGGCGGCCGAGCGTCTGCACGAGCTCATCGGCACCGCCGACGCGGTGATCGACGACGGCGCCGCGGCGGGCTGGGCGGACCGGCACCCGAACGTGGTGTTCTGCTCGATCACTCCGTTCGGGCAGAATGCCGCGGCCGACTACGCAAACGCGAAGAGCATCAACGTATTCCATGCCAGCGGATGGGGTTATCACACTCCCAGCCATCCGGATGCGAGCAAGCCGCCGTTGCAGGGACCGGGCCGGTTCATGGCCGACTACGAGGCCGGACTCGAAGGTGCGCTCTGCGTGGCGGCAACGTTGTTCGGGCGGCTGCATACCGGCCGGGGTGAGGCCATCGACATCTCCGGGCATGCCGTGCTGGTCTCCCGCGCCGATTGCATTCTGGGGCGTCTGATCACCGGGGAGGTCCCCGCCCTGGGCACCCGCGACGACTACGACCAGCAAGGCCCGGCGTCGTTCTTCGCCTGTGCAGATGGCTTCGTCTACCTGTACATGACCAGCCGTGCGCACTGGCTCGGCGTCAAGAAGCTGATGGGCCAACCGGTTTGGCTCGACGACTTCGACGACGACTGGCTCGAGTTCTCGGTCACCGTCGACAAGGTCAAGGCGTTCCAGCAGGGCTTCGCGGCGTGGGTCGTGGATCTGGACAAGGAGACGGCAGCCGACGAAGCCCAGCGCCTGGGCGTGCCGCTGGTTCCGGTCAACGAGGCCGCCGATCTGCACCACTCGCCGCAGTATCGGCACCGCGGTTTCTTCCAGAACGTCCGCCATCCCGTGCTGGGTGATGCGGCCTACCCCACGGTGCCGTACCTGCTCAGCGCGTCGCCCGCGGCGATCTGTTCTGCCGCACCAGCTCTCGGTGAGCACACCGCGGCGGTGCTGAGCCGGCTCGATTCGCCACACTCGCCGCCCGCGGTGCGCGCACCACAGCTGAAACCACCGAAGAACCCGCGCGGCGGGCCGCTGGAGGGCGTGCGCGTTGTCGAGCTCACCAAGGTGTGGGCCGGCCCGTACGCCGGCAAGCTGCTGGCGATGCTGGGTGCCGAGGTGATCAAGGTCGAGACGGCCGCCCTGCCCGAAGAGATGCGCGCTTACGGCGGCACCGACATCAACCACGCGCCGTTCTTCCTGAGCATCAATCCCGAGATCCTCAGCGTGGACCTCGATATCAAGTCGGCCGAGGGCATGGCGCAACTGCGCGAGCTGATCGCGCGCAGCGACATCGTGATCAACAACCTGCGCCCGGGTGCGATGGAGCGGCAAGGTCTGGGGTATCGGGAGCTCACCGAGATCAAACCGGACATCATCTCGGTATCGATCAAAATGTGGGGCAACGACGGGCCGCTGGGCCACCAGACCGGCTACGCACCGTGTTTCGCCGCGCTGGCCGGGCTCGCCTCGCTGGTCGGCTATCCGGGTGGGCCCCCGCTCGGAACCAGCATGCGCTACGGCGACTCCACGGTCGGCGCCGCGGCCGCATACGCCGCGGTGATCGCGCTGCTGCACCGCGACCTCAGTGGCACAGGACAATTCGTCGACATCTCGGCCGTCGAAACCCTCTCCTCGATGATCGGGGACTGCCTGCTCGAACAAAGTCTCACCGGACGGCGCCTCGAACCCGACGGCAACAATCACCCCGACATGTGCCCGCACGGCTGCTATCCCTGCGCAGACGGCTCCTGGATCAGTGTGGCCGTCGCCAATGACGGCGAATGGCACCGGCTCTGTGACGTGTTCGCGGCGCCCGCGCTGGCCGACGATCCCCGCTACGCCACCTTCGGCGAGCGTCGCAAGCAGGTGGAGGCACTCGACGCCGACCTCGCACGGCTGACCCGTGATCTCGATGCAGAAGACCTCGCGCGTCGTCTGCGTGCCGCGGGAGTGCCGGCCACCAAGAGCGCCAACGCCATTGACGTGATCGGGGATCAGCAACTCTGGGATCGCGAGTTGTATCGGTTCGTCTCGGATCACCGCGAAGGCCAGCGCCCGGTGCTGGGGCCGGCATGGCGGATGACGCGTGGGCCGGCGCGAATCGAGCGGGGCGCGCCCGACCTGGGCGAGGACACCGACTACGTGCTGCACGAAATACTGGCCACATCACCTACGTTGGGCGGGTTATGA